A region of Chloroherpetonaceae bacterium DNA encodes the following proteins:
- a CDS encoding alpha-amylase family glycosyl hydrolase — protein MQYRFALLLAAIFSFSCAPPPQTPYLRDLLPELQLIAGRTDSVLISDLFYAERYDAEFEPHPHIQIAYDTASRWLVLTPQMDFEGYTLLAFRLGAAMYRFPVKVKRLVEHTFRYVPKGVAKQVSVMGSFNDWNRTSLPMQKTPDGSFVLTCRFDEGQYQYKFVVDGEEIIDEQNPQKVPNGFGGYNSVLSIPPRRTEKAYLHIASMKRKGDETELAFVFERDSASGKLLSQHIIALIDNQLLGARQLTIVENRIVVRLRGSDLVGEKVLRLAVSQDGVSTPMQTVFLLDGLPKGAPESRRPRTANLARENTAKPFNWHDAIIYSIIIDRFANGDSSNDRPLVHDSLFAPANYFGGDFRGIIQKIDEGYFDSLGVNVLWLSPVNKHPDRVHREYPPPHRYYTGYHGYWPVSATEVEPRFGDMELLRRLVAKAHRRGMKVILDFIAHHTHIDHPFYQAHPEWFGTLDLPDGRKNLRLWDEHRLTTWFEPYLPSFNYASKPALDTMSSNAVWWLKQTDADGFRHDAVKHVPNDFWRIATRKIKQAIQIPEKRRIYQIGETFGRYELVKSYVNNGQLDAQFNFNLFYTARRVFLSPSESFASLEAELRRTFEVYGTQNLMGNLMDSHDQVRYIALADGDLDLNERTPTGLSAQDAAWLSPPKVDSPISYEKTKLYLAYLLTIPGIPTIYYGDEIGLTGAADPDNRRPMRFGNQLSELEQSMLASVRQLIKLRAAHSALRYGDFQTLLANESCFAYLRSDFNERVLVVLNKSSVSQPLTIHLPRLYKATKAVNLLSGSELEVADSKLSLALPAFGYAVLSIE, from the coding sequence ATGCAGTATCGTTTTGCGCTGCTGTTAGCAGCTATTTTCTCCTTTTCGTGTGCGCCGCCTCCACAAACGCCATACCTGCGCGACCTCCTGCCTGAGCTGCAGCTCATTGCAGGCAGAACTGATTCTGTGCTCATAAGTGACCTGTTCTATGCAGAGCGCTACGATGCGGAGTTTGAACCACACCCTCACATTCAGATTGCTTACGACACGGCTTCGCGCTGGCTGGTGCTTACGCCACAGATGGATTTTGAAGGCTACACGCTCCTTGCGTTTCGACTCGGCGCAGCGATGTATCGCTTTCCTGTCAAAGTCAAGCGACTGGTTGAACATACTTTCCGCTATGTGCCAAAGGGTGTGGCAAAGCAAGTCTCTGTGATGGGCAGTTTCAACGACTGGAATCGCACTTCATTGCCCATGCAGAAAACGCCTGATGGCAGCTTTGTGCTCACCTGCCGTTTCGATGAAGGGCAGTATCAATACAAGTTCGTGGTAGATGGTGAGGAAATAATTGATGAACAGAATCCGCAAAAAGTGCCGAATGGCTTTGGCGGCTACAACTCAGTGCTTAGCATTCCGCCACGTCGCACGGAAAAAGCCTATCTCCACATTGCTTCAATGAAGCGTAAAGGTGATGAGACCGAGCTGGCATTTGTCTTCGAGCGCGACAGTGCCTCAGGCAAATTGCTCTCGCAACACATCATCGCTTTGATAGATAATCAACTGCTGGGAGCGCGTCAGCTAACAATTGTGGAGAATCGCATTGTGGTGCGGCTCAGGGGAAGCGACTTAGTGGGCGAAAAAGTGTTGCGCCTGGCTGTCTCGCAAGACGGAGTTTCAACACCAATGCAAACCGTGTTTCTGCTTGACGGTCTGCCAAAGGGCGCGCCTGAATCCCGTCGCCCCAGAACGGCAAATCTGGCGCGCGAAAACACCGCCAAACCCTTTAACTGGCACGATGCGATTATCTACTCCATCATCATTGACCGCTTTGCAAACGGTGATTCGTCCAACGACCGGCCACTTGTGCATGACAGCCTTTTTGCGCCAGCAAATTACTTTGGCGGCGATTTTCGGGGCATCATTCAAAAAATTGATGAAGGCTACTTTGATTCACTGGGCGTCAATGTACTCTGGCTTTCACCTGTCAATAAACACCCCGACCGTGTGCACCGTGAATACCCGCCGCCGCATCGATACTACACAGGCTATCATGGCTACTGGCCAGTGAGTGCCACAGAAGTCGAGCCACGATTCGGTGATATGGAATTGCTCCGACGCCTCGTTGCCAAAGCGCATCGGCGTGGAATGAAAGTCATTCTGGATTTTATTGCGCATCACACGCACATTGACCACCCCTTCTATCAAGCTCACCCTGAGTGGTTTGGCACGCTGGACTTACCAGACGGCAGGAAAAACTTGCGGCTTTGGGACGAACATCGCTTGACGACTTGGTTTGAACCGTATTTGCCATCGTTTAACTACGCCTCAAAGCCAGCACTGGACACAATGTCTAGCAACGCCGTTTGGTGGCTCAAGCAAACCGATGCCGATGGCTTTCGACACGATGCGGTTAAACACGTGCCAAATGACTTTTGGCGCATTGCGACAAGAAAAATCAAACAAGCGATTCAAATCCCAGAAAAGCGGCGTATTTATCAAATCGGTGAAACCTTTGGCAGGTACGAGCTTGTAAAGTCCTACGTCAATAACGGACAGCTTGATGCGCAGTTTAACTTCAACTTGTTTTACACAGCACGGCGCGTCTTTCTTTCACCAAGTGAATCGTTTGCCTCACTGGAAGCAGAACTGCGCCGAACCTTTGAAGTCTATGGCACGCAAAACTTAATGGGCAATTTGATGGATAGCCACGACCAAGTGCGCTACATTGCGCTGGCGGACGGGGACCTTGACCTGAATGAGCGCACCCCGACAGGACTATCGGCACAAGACGCTGCATGGCTCTCGCCGCCAAAAGTGGATTCGCCGATAAGCTATGAGAAAACAAAACTCTACCTTGCTTACCTGCTGACTATTCCGGGCATTCCAACAATCTACTACGGCGATGAAATCGGGCTAACTGGTGCAGCCGACCCTGACAATCGTCGCCCAATGCGTTTTGGCAATCAACTCAGTGAGCTGGAGCAAAGTATGCTTGCCAGCGTAAGACAGCTCATTAAGCTGCGTGCAGCGCATTCGGCCCTGCGATACGGCGATTTTCAAACGCTGCTGGCAAACGAGTCGTGCTTTGCGTATCTGCGCTCTGATTTCAATGAACGGGTGCT